Proteins encoded together in one Sulfitobacter pontiacus window:
- the glmS gene encoding glutamine--fructose-6-phosphate transaminase (isomerizing), with translation MCGIVGILGQHEVAPTLVEALKRLEYRGYDSAGIATIDAGKLDRRRAVGKLVNLSDLLVHEPLAGKSGIGHTRWATHGAPSVTNAHPHQAGPVAVVHNGIIENFRELRAELAKDGVEFVTETDTETVVLLTQKYMAEGLGPVDAATKTIARLHGAFALAFLFDGEDDLMIGARKGAPLAVGYGDNEMYLGSDAIALSPMTDRVTYLEEGDRAVLTRTSVKIYDADDAPVDRVVKKISLDTTRIDKAGHKHFMAKEIAEQPAVIGEALSRYLTADGEIMLPDPGLDFTKIDRITMVACGTAFYACLTAKYWFEQIARMPVEVDVASEFRYREPPISDRTMALFVSQSGETADTLAALRYCAGKADLITSVVNVTESSIARESNLALPIHAGVEVGVASTKAFTCQLTVLFLMVLKAAVDRGAITKEELADYVSGLRSMPSLINTALEQNAALRDEAYKLSSARDVLFLGRGAMFPLALEGALKLKEISYIHAEAYASGELKHGPIALIDENVPVVVMAPNDTLFDKTVSNMQEVMARKGKVILISDRAGLDEAAEGTWGQIEMPPVADALAPILYAIPAQLLAYHTAIAKGTDVDQPRNLAKSVTVE, from the coding sequence ATGTGTGGTATTGTCGGTATCCTTGGCCAACACGAAGTTGCGCCTACCCTTGTCGAAGCCCTGAAACGTCTGGAATATCGCGGCTACGACAGCGCCGGTATCGCGACGATTGACGCGGGCAAGCTGGACCGCCGCCGCGCGGTCGGCAAACTGGTGAACCTGTCGGATCTGCTGGTGCACGAACCGCTCGCCGGGAAGTCGGGCATCGGGCACACCCGTTGGGCGACCCATGGCGCGCCCTCGGTCACCAATGCGCACCCGCATCAGGCGGGGCCCGTGGCTGTTGTGCATAATGGCATCATCGAAAACTTCCGCGAGCTGCGCGCCGAACTGGCCAAGGACGGCGTTGAATTCGTGACCGAGACGGACACGGAAACGGTCGTGTTGCTCACCCAGAAATACATGGCCGAAGGGCTGGGCCCTGTAGACGCCGCGACCAAGACCATTGCGCGGCTGCATGGGGCTTTCGCGCTGGCGTTCCTGTTTGACGGTGAAGACGATCTGATGATCGGCGCGCGCAAGGGGGCCCCGCTAGCCGTCGGCTATGGCGACAACGAGATGTATCTGGGCAGCGACGCGATTGCGCTGTCACCCATGACGGACCGTGTGACCTACCTGGAGGAAGGCGACCGCGCCGTGCTGACCCGCACGTCGGTCAAGATTTACGACGCCGATGATGCCCCTGTTGACCGTGTGGTCAAGAAGATCAGTCTGGATACCACCCGCATCGACAAGGCCGGCCACAAGCACTTTATGGCGAAAGAGATCGCAGAGCAGCCCGCTGTCATTGGCGAGGCCCTGTCGCGCTATCTCACCGCGGACGGAGAGATCATGCTGCCCGATCCGGGGCTCGATTTCACCAAGATCGACCGTATCACCATGGTCGCCTGCGGCACGGCCTTCTACGCCTGCCTGACCGCGAAATACTGGTTCGAACAGATCGCCCGCATGCCGGTCGAGGTCGATGTCGCGTCGGAATTCCGCTATCGTGAACCGCCCATCTCGGACCGGACAATGGCGCTGTTTGTCAGCCAGTCGGGCGAAACCGCCGACACGCTGGCCGCGCTGCGCTATTGCGCGGGCAAGGCCGATCTTATCACTTCGGTCGTCAATGTGACTGAATCCTCCATCGCGCGGGAAAGCAATCTGGCGTTGCCGATCCACGCCGGTGTCGAAGTGGGCGTCGCCTCTACCAAAGCCTTTACCTGCCAGTTGACTGTCTTGTTCCTGATGGTGCTGAAAGCCGCCGTGGACCGCGGCGCGATCACCAAGGAAGAGCTGGCCGATTATGTCTCTGGTCTGCGGTCCATGCCGTCGCTGATCAACACCGCGCTCGAACAGAACGCTGCCCTGAGGGACGAAGCCTACAAGCTTTCCTCGGCCCGTGACGTGTTGTTCCTGGGGCGTGGCGCGATGTTCCCACTTGCCCTTGAAGGCGCGCTAAAACTGAAAGAAATCAGCTATATACACGCCGAAGCTTATGCCTCGGGAGAGCTCAAACACGGCCCGATCGCGCTGATCGACGAAAACGTGCCCGTGGTGGTCATGGCCCCCAACGACACGCTCTTCGACAAGACCGTCAGCAACATGCAAGAGGTCATGGCGCGCAAGGGCAAGGTTATCCTGATCTCGGATCGTGCGGGGCTGGATGAAGCCGCCGAAGGCACGTGGGGGCAGATCGAAATGCCTCCCGTTGCCGATGCGCTCGCCCCCATCCTCTATGCGATCCCGGCGCAGTTGCTGGCCTATCACACCGCGATTGCCAAAGGCACCGATGTCGACCAACCGCGCAACTTGGCTAAATCGGTGACTGTGGAATGA
- a CDS encoding DNA alkylation repair protein → MNLAPYMAQLNELADPAAVEKMQAYHKVDRPYLGVANPQINDLTKAWRAELSLTDRIALADALWQTDIFEARVAAAKLLTQARLRPDDEPAWQLIQSWVPDFDSWAIADHACMAAQKRLLADPQRLDVVETWTQSGALWSKRAALVATLPWTKQNNPKPEELDARERILGWAAGYLPVKNGILQKAIAWWVRDLSRHDPVRAAAFIEDNRATLKPYAIKEAARHMPDFPLEAPVAAEDEAPASDS, encoded by the coding sequence ATGAACCTTGCCCCCTATATGGCGCAGCTGAACGAACTGGCTGATCCCGCCGCTGTCGAGAAGATGCAGGCCTATCACAAGGTGGATCGTCCCTATCTGGGCGTTGCCAATCCGCAGATCAACGATCTGACCAAAGCGTGGCGGGCCGAGCTGTCGCTGACCGACCGGATCGCGCTGGCCGATGCCCTGTGGCAAACGGATATCTTCGAGGCGCGGGTGGCGGCGGCCAAGCTGCTGACCCAGGCCCGTCTGCGCCCGGATGACGAACCCGCGTGGCAGTTGATCCAAAGCTGGGTACCGGACTTCGACAGCTGGGCCATCGCGGATCATGCCTGCATGGCGGCGCAAAAACGGTTGCTGGCAGACCCTCAACGTCTGGATGTGGTAGAGACCTGGACCCAATCGGGCGCACTCTGGTCGAAGCGGGCGGCGCTTGTCGCCACCCTGCCTTGGACCAAGCAGAACAACCCCAAGCCCGAAGAGCTGGACGCGCGCGAGCGTATCCTTGGGTGGGCAGCGGGGTATCTGCCGGTCAAGAACGGCATCCTGCAAAAGGCCATCGCCTGGTGGGTCCGCGACCTCAGCCGTCATGACCCCGTGCGCGCCGCCGCCTTTATCGAGGACAACCGCGCCACCCTCAAACCCTATGCGATCAAGGAAGCCGCGCGCCATATGCCGGACTTCCCGCTGGAAGCCCCAGTGGCGGCGGAAGACGAAGCCCCCGCATCAGATAGCTGA